From Microbacterium rhizosphaerae:
CACCGCGATGGCCGCGCGCATCCTCTCCTAGTCAGAACCGGCGTGCGAACGGGAAGGGCCGGCGCATCCGCACGAGCAGGAGGATCGGCAGCAGCACGTACGGCAGGTTGAACGCCAGGAACTTCAGCGGGTTCGGCGTCACCCACTGCGGCTCGCCGAAGAACTCCACACCGAAGACGACCACTCCCGTGATCGTGGCGATCATCGTCGCGTAGATCACCGAGGGCAGCTGGATCCAGTTCCAGCCCTTCACGAGCGAGATCACCAGGGTCACGTAGAACACCGGGTAGACGAACGCCGACAGGCCGGTCACGAGCCGCATCCATACCGGCGGGTGCAGGAACAGCGGGTCGGTGTCGTGGGCGTACCACCAGTTGGAGTTCACGAAGAAGTTCGGGGACGGATGCGAGAACGGGATGCCGAGCGTCGGCAGCATGTCGCTGATCATGCTCGTGACCGTGAACAGCGAGAACACGACGATGAACACGCAGTCGAACGGTCGCGCCCGCAGCGGGAGGTTCGCAGGGCGGCAGGGCTCGGTGGATGCGTCGGTCGTCGGTGAGGTCACGCGCAGAGCGTAGCGGTCGGCTCAATGGCCGGGACGGTCCCCGAGCTTGTCGAGGGGTCGCACCACGATCAGCGGACGCGCGGCCCCTCGACAGGCTCGGGGACCGGAGGGGTCCGTC
This genomic window contains:
- a CDS encoding EXPERA domain-containing protein, coding for MTSPTTDASTEPCRPANLPLRARPFDCVFIVVFSLFTVTSMISDMLPTLGIPFSHPSPNFFVNSNWWYAHDTDPLFLHPPVWMRLVTGLSAFVYPVFYVTLVISLVKGWNWIQLPSVIYATMIATITGVVVFGVEFFGEPQWVTPNPLKFLAFNLPYVLLPILLLVRMRRPFPFARRF